A part of Paenibacillus sp. IHBB 10380 genomic DNA contains:
- a CDS encoding CatB-related O-acetyltransferase — MLNGPNPNSVFPMSGVRSLCFLKNIVKNPNIIVGDYTYYDDLNNPLSFENNVLYHFDFMGDRLIIGKFCAIASGAKFIMNGANHNIQAFSTYPFGAFGQGWEAGLEGLSGGSKGDTMIGNDVWIGHNATIMPGVRIGDGAIIATNSVVTKDVKPYTIVGGNPAAVIRDRFNEEVTELLLQLQWWEWDIEKITKFISVLCSNDVEQLKQLMKKENGV; from the coding sequence ATGTTGAATGGTCCAAATCCGAATAGTGTGTTTCCGATGTCTGGAGTTCGAAGTCTTTGTTTTTTAAAAAACATCGTCAAAAATCCGAACATTATTGTAGGAGATTATACATATTATGATGATTTGAACAATCCGCTATCCTTTGAAAACAACGTATTGTATCATTTTGATTTCATGGGTGATCGATTGATTATCGGTAAATTTTGTGCAATTGCTTCTGGAGCTAAATTCATTATGAATGGTGCTAATCACAACATTCAAGCGTTTAGTACTTATCCATTTGGCGCATTCGGCCAGGGGTGGGAAGCAGGTTTGGAAGGATTGAGTGGTGGAAGTAAAGGCGATACAATGATCGGAAACGATGTATGGATTGGTCATAATGCAACAATCATGCCCGGAGTTCGAATCGGTGATGGAGCGATTATTGCAACAAACTCAGTAGTAACTAAAGATGTTAAGCCTTATACAATTGTAGGTGGGAATCCAGCCGCGGTTATCCGCGATCGATTCAATGAAGAAGTAACCGAATTGCTACTTCAACTCCAATGGTGGGAATGGGATATTGAAAAGATCACTAAATTCATATCAGTTTTATGTAGCAATGATGTTGAGCAACTAAAGCAGCTGATGAAAAAGGAAAACGGTGTGTAG
- a CDS encoding alpha/beta fold hydrolase, whose product MNKFQSVISDGFELNYCIKGLGRPVLVVGSSVYYPRLFSENLYKEFQFIFLDHRGFVKPPCALEPEDDILDKVLDDIETARQALKLEDFIVLGHSGHAFMALEYAKKYPEHVQKVVLLNSAPTNSPERQQQSFSFFDENADPARKRQFEQDIALLESDIKQDPERRFVHMCIRMGAHSFYDYTFDAVYMWNGVYTNMPIIDYLWGNTFGKLNMIQSLASFDKPVFIGLGRYDYLVAPVSLWDSIDNTDGGKVKKVVFERSGHNPMFEEPHSFDTQLIEWINEGK is encoded by the coding sequence ATGAACAAATTTCAAAGTGTCATTAGTGATGGATTTGAATTAAATTATTGTATAAAAGGGTTGGGAAGGCCGGTATTAGTGGTAGGTAGCAGTGTATATTACCCGCGCTTATTCTCGGAAAATCTGTATAAAGAGTTCCAGTTCATTTTTCTGGATCATCGAGGATTTGTTAAGCCACCGTGCGCTTTAGAACCAGAAGATGATATATTAGATAAAGTTTTAGATGATATTGAAACGGCAAGACAAGCTCTTAAATTAGAGGATTTCATCGTATTGGGGCATTCAGGACATGCTTTTATGGCTTTAGAATACGCCAAGAAATATCCTGAACATGTGCAGAAAGTGGTCTTGCTAAATTCAGCACCCACCAATAGCCCAGAAAGACAGCAGCAAAGTTTTTCGTTTTTTGACGAGAATGCAGATCCAGCAAGAAAGCGCCAATTCGAACAAGACATTGCTCTGTTAGAAAGTGACATCAAGCAAGATCCTGAAAGACGGTTTGTTCACATGTGTATTCGGATGGGCGCCCACAGTTTTTACGATTATACGTTTGATGCTGTTTATATGTGGAATGGTGTATATACGAATATGCCAATCATTGATTATTTGTGGGGAAATACATTTGGGAAACTAAATATGATCCAATCGTTGGCTAGTTTCGATAAACCCGTATTCATTGGTTTAGGAAGATATGATTATTTGGTCGCACCCGTCTCGCTGTGGGATTCTATCGATAACACAGATGGGGGAAAGGTGAAGAAAGTGGTTTTTGAGCGTAGCGGGCACAATCCCATGTTTGAAGAACCGCATTCCTTTGACACACAATTGATCGAATGGATCAATGAGGGGAAGTAA